Proteins encoded together in one Colius striatus isolate bColStr4 chromosome 3, bColStr4.1.hap1, whole genome shotgun sequence window:
- the RPUSD1 gene encoding RNA pseudouridylate synthase domain-containing protein 1: MEPGTIDNLSILYQSSDFIVVNKHWDIRIDSKMWYETLTLQSQLKHRFPELADPDTYYGFRFCHQLDFSTSGALCVALNKAAAGSAYKCFKDRLVTKAYLALVRGHVSQSRMTISYAIGKNTTEGMTHMMCIDGMEGCENPKPCQSELIVLEHGSYSGDPVTKVLLQPLTGRTHQLRVHCSAIGHPIVGDFTYSHKKDSSPYRMMLHAYYLRIPTGKELIEVCAPDPFITAMDTNWVPHHVTHRLDETIQELKDKVLQKEEEESREVVLGGQGEEALSEAKSLETEEQRAQCEQWLAEWALE, encoded by the exons ATGGAGCCGGGCACCATCGACAACCTGTCCATCCTGTACCAGAGCTCCGACTTCATCGTGGTCAACAAGCACTGGGACATCCGCATCGACAGCAAGATGTGGTACGAGACGCTGACCTTGCAGAGCCAGCTCAAGCACCGCTTCCCTGAGCTGGCTGACCCCGACACCTACTACGGCTTCAG GTTCTGTCACCAACTTGACTTCTCCACCAGCGGGGCTCTGTGTGTCGCGCTCAACAAGGCGGCAGCTGGCAGCGCCTACAAGTGTTTCAAAGACCGGCTGGTGACCAAAGCCTATCTCGCCCTG GTCAGGGGACATGTCAGCCAGAGCCGCATGACAATCAGCTACGCCATCGGGAAGAACACGACTGAGGGCATGACCCACATGATGTGCATCGATGGGATGGAGG GCTGTGAAAATCCCAAGCCTTGCCAGTCAGAGCTGATAGTGCTGGAGCACGGATCCTACAGTGGAGACCCTGTAACcaaagtgctgctgcagccgcTGACAG GGAGGACTCATCAGCTCCGAGTTCACTGCAGCGCCATCGGCCACCCCATCGTGGGGGACTTCACCTACAGCCACAAGAAGGACAGCAGCCCTTACAGGATGATGCTCCACGCCTACTACCTGCGCATCCCCACCGGTAAGGAGCTCATCGAGGTCTGCGCGCCCGACCCCTTCATCACCGCCATGGACACCAACTGGGTGCCCCACCACGTCACTCACCGCCTGGATGAGACCATCCAAGAGCTGAAGGACAAGGTGctgcagaaggaggaggaggagagccgGGAAGTCGTGCTtggtggccaaggagaggaggCACTGAGTGAAGCCAAGAGCCTGGAGACGGAGGAGCAGCGAGCCCAGTGTGAGCAGTGGTTGGCCGAGTGGGCTTTGGAGTGA